Proteins from a single region of Pseudodesulfovibrio portus:
- a CDS encoding DVU_1551 family NTP transferase, whose protein sequence is MTRLAAVIPAAGLSSRMGRFKPFLPLGDGTVLEQVINVFAPACIEPIIVVTGKRGDEVAAAAEKAGGVAVHNPDFEQGMFSSVLAGVKALPDDIDGFFMLPADVPLVRPETVRGLAEAFGRERPAVLYPRFRGERGHPPVIRRDLLPDILHHDGVGGLRAVLKRFEADSADLDVADSGILHDLDLPEDYDLAVTSFGRGYPDDAECAQLWAMADGTGHVMRHCEAVSRVAEALCAALNRRDGVKPLDRKLVRGAALTHDIGKGTRRHEEAGAELLHDHGFHAAAEIVRAHFDVELFPDEPISEREVVFLADKLVRCDHPVLLEGRYLEKMEMYADEPGAVPAIRGRLERARNLLARFDREMGVSSEQLAREAFA, encoded by the coding sequence ATGACGCGGTTGGCGGCTGTAATTCCGGCGGCGGGCCTTTCTTCACGCATGGGCAGGTTCAAGCCGTTCCTGCCGCTGGGGGACGGGACCGTATTGGAACAGGTCATCAATGTTTTTGCCCCGGCGTGTATCGAGCCGATCATCGTGGTCACGGGCAAGCGAGGCGATGAAGTGGCTGCTGCCGCCGAAAAGGCCGGAGGCGTGGCCGTGCATAACCCGGACTTCGAGCAGGGCATGTTTTCTTCCGTCCTGGCCGGAGTCAAGGCGTTGCCCGACGATATCGACGGTTTTTTCATGCTTCCGGCGGATGTTCCCCTGGTGCGTCCGGAGACGGTGCGCGGCCTCGCCGAAGCGTTCGGGCGGGAGCGCCCGGCGGTTCTCTATCCCCGGTTTCGTGGCGAGCGGGGGCATCCGCCCGTCATCCGCCGGGACCTGCTCCCGGATATCCTGCATCATGACGGTGTCGGCGGACTGCGCGCAGTGCTCAAACGTTTTGAGGCGGATTCGGCTGATCTGGATGTGGCCGATTCGGGCATCCTGCACGACCTCGACCTTCCGGAAGACTACGACCTGGCCGTGACCTCCTTCGGCAGGGGGTACCCAGACGACGCGGAGTGCGCCCAGTTGTGGGCCATGGCCGACGGCACCGGGCACGTCATGCGCCATTGCGAGGCCGTGTCCCGTGTGGCCGAAGCCCTGTGCGCGGCCCTCAACCGGCGTGACGGGGTAAAGCCGCTTGACCGAAAGCTGGTGCGCGGTGCGGCCCTGACCCACGATATCGGCAAGGGAACCAGACGCCATGAGGAAGCCGGCGCGGAACTGCTCCATGATCACGGGTTCCACGCGGCCGCCGAGATCGTCCGGGCCCATTTCGACGTGGAGCTGTTTCCTGACGAGCCCATCTCGGAGAGGGAGGTGGTTTTTCTTGCGGACAAACTGGTCCGTTGCGACCATCCGGTCCTTCTGGAAGGGCGGTACCTGGAGAAGATGGAGATGTATGCCGACGAACCCGGCGCGGTTCCGGCCATCCGGGGCCGTCTGGAACGGGCCCGGAACCTGCTGGCCCGGTTCGACCGGGAAATGGGCGTGTCCTCGGAGCAACTGGCCCGGGAGGCTTTTGCATGA